A segment of the Devriesea agamarum genome:
GCGAGCAGTTGGCTGCCTTCGTCTGCTAGCTGTGCTAAGGAGGTCTCAACTCCGAGCGCGATGCGATCGATAGTGGGCAGAGTCTTCACCGAAATACGCTGACCTGGCCAGCCCAGGGCGCGGGCACCCGCGAGGGCCTTTTCCACGCCGATCACATATTGCGAATGCGAGCCGACCACAGCCCGGGTCAGCCCCTGTACCCCGAGTCCAGCATCGGCCACCACCGCCACCGCACCGATCCGTAGACAGGCGTACATGGTGGCTGTTAAGTCCGCTCCCGGAGGGACCAACACGTTAACTCGGTCACCGGGGTGTACCCCGAATGCGAGCATACCTGCAGCAATGTCACGGACCCGGCGGGCGAGCAGGTCCCAGCTAATCGTGCGGGATCCCCCACCGTCTGCTTCGGATCGCATTTCAACCACGGCGCCGCGATCCCGATAACTTGGATCAGCGGCTAAATCTTCGATCCGCTGCCCTAACTGGATAAATGGTGCTGGCTGGGCGGCATCGGCGATCGTGGGAGGTGCCGGGCGGCGCTGAGCATTGCTGTCGAAAGTGTCGCTGAGCCAGCGGCAGACGATGGCGGCGACGTCGGCATCTTCCCACACTAGGTGGCTCGCGTCTTCAACCCGGTGCACGTCGGCCTGGGGCATCCGAGCAATCAGATCGCGCAGGTACCGATCAGAGAAGACCACATCACGCGGTCCCCACACGAACAAAGCGGGAACGTCGAGGTCGCGGATGCCGTCGGCTACTCGTTCCAAGGTGGGCCGGCTGGGATGCCCGGGTTCGAAGGGAATGTCGGCGACGAATTGTTCGATGCCGCGCCGGCGAGCCCGAGTTCGGTAGGGCGCAAGGTAGGCGTCTCGCACCTCGTGGGGAAGCGGCGGCTTGCTCAGAGCGAGTGTCGTCCGCAGGAAGCCGTCGGTCAGTGACGTCGAGGTGGGTAGAACCCCGGGACTGGTCGCAAGACGTAAAGCCCCCGGAAGGTGTTCAAAAATCTCCTGATAAACGCCCGTGTTGGTCAAGATCACGCCAGCTAACTGGTGCCGGTTATCCAGCGCCCACCCGAGGGACACCAAACCGCCCCAGTCGTGACCAACAGTGATGACTTTCCCTCGCAGGGACAGCGTGTCGGTGAGCAAAGAGAGATCCGTAATCCGGTCTTGCAGCGTGCGACGGCGCTCGGTGCGCTCAGACCATCCCATCTCCAGCTGGTCAACGGCGATCACTCGCCATGGGAGTTCAGCGGAGGCAAGCGGCTCCATGAGACTGCGATAGAGGAAGGACGACGTGGGATTGCCATGCACACACAGCAGTGTTCCCACCGGGGTCTGCCCGTTCTCGGCGAGGAGCGTCTGATTATCGAGCAGGTGCCAGCGGCGTTGCTGTCCGGTGGAGTCGGTCGCGAGTACGGTGCGATGCACTCGTGGGTCGACGCCAGGCTGCTCTGGAACCTCCGCGATATCGCCGGTTTTCCGGATGGTTTTCACCAGGTGACCTCCATCATTCCGGTATTGATACCGGAGCCCACTCCGAGCAGTACGATCTTTTGTCCGGGGCTGAAACTCTCCGAACTCTTTGCCAAGGTCATGGGCAGCGACACTGGGCCGACATTGCCCCAATCCGGGAACGTCACGGGAATCTTGTCGATATCCACACCGGTAGCTTTGGCGAATGCT
Coding sequences within it:
- a CDS encoding alpha/beta fold hydrolase, with the protein product MKTIRKTGDIAEVPEQPGVDPRVHRTVLATDSTGQQRRWHLLDNQTLLAENGQTPVGTLLCVHGNPTSSFLYRSLMEPLASAELPWRVIAVDQLEMGWSERTERRRTLQDRITDLSLLTDTLSLRGKVITVGHDWGGLVSLGWALDNRHQLAGVILTNTGVYQEIFEHLPGALRLATSPGVLPTSTSLTDGFLRTTLALSKPPLPHEVRDAYLAPYRTRARRRGIEQFVADIPFEPGHPSRPTLERVADGIRDLDVPALFVWGPRDVVFSDRYLRDLIARMPQADVHRVEDASHLVWEDADVAAIVCRWLSDTFDSNAQRRPAPPTIADAAQPAPFIQLGQRIEDLAADPSYRDRGAVVEMRSEADGGGSRTISWDLLARRVRDIAAGMLAFGVHPGDRVNVLVPPGADLTATMYACLRIGAVAVVADAGLGVQGLTRAVVGSHSQYVIGVEKALAGARALGWPGQRISVKTLPTIDRIALGVETSLAQLADEGSQLLAMSPDVLGDWPEPDADAAVLFTSGSTGPAKGVVYTHRQLAAMFSALGEATGLGPELGLVAGFAPFALLGPAVGAPSVVPDMDVTSPATLTASALAHAIDRLGEPAVFTSPAALANVLATEAELDDRERAALARVKVFLSAGAPIPADLLRQLRALMPDADLLTPYGMTECLVVTTIDLPGIEDAGQGNGVCVGRPARRVDVAIAPMDELGRTGSEPTTEPGVTGEVLIRAPHARDRYLMLWDTTRTAHRFPTWHATGDVGHLDETGRLWIEGRAAHVIATADGLRTPVALEAAAESVPGVRRAGACAVGPNGTRQIVLVVETDEEYRPGRARRPRTAPAPLTEAVRHAVRKMTGSDVAAVFTTVTLPTDIRHNSKIDRAALSRWAEAALRGLPVGRP